The following coding sequences are from one Triticum dicoccoides isolate Atlit2015 ecotype Zavitan chromosome 4A, WEW_v2.0, whole genome shotgun sequence window:
- the LOC119286493 gene encoding NAC domain-containing protein 71-like: MDHGFDGALQLPPGFRFHPTDEELVMYYLCRKCGGLPIAAPVIAEVDLYKFEPWRLPEKAAGGGPDAKEWYFFSPRDRKYPNGSRPNRAAGTGYWKATGADKPVGSPRPVAIKKALVFYAGKPPKGVKTNWIMHEYRLADVDRSAAARKKSNNALRLDDWVLCRIYNKKGVIERYDTADSDVADVKPAPAPAARNPRPGQYHAAGPAMKVELSDYGFYQQPSPPATEMLCFDRSGSADRDSNSNHCMPRLHTDSSSSERALSSPSPDFPSDMDYAESQHAAGLAAGWPGDDWGGVIEDDGFVIDGSLIFDPPSPGAFARDAAAFGDMLTYLQKPF, from the exons ATGGACCACGGCTTCGACGGCGCTCTCCAGCTGCCCCCGGGGTTCAGGTTCCACCCCACGGACGAGGAGCTGGTGATGTACTACCTTTGCCGCAAGTGCGGCGGCCTGCCCATCGCCGCGCCGGTGATCGCCGAGGTCGACCTGTACAAGTTCGAGCCGTGGAGGCTGCCGGAGAAGGCGGCGGGAGGGGGGCCGGACGCCAAGGAGTGGTACTTCTTCTCGCCGCGCGACCGCAAGTACCCCAACGGGTCGCGGCCGAACCGCGCCGCCGGGACCGGGTACTGGAAGGCCACCGGCGCCGACAAGCCCGTGGGGTCGCCCCGCCCCGTGGCCATCAAGAAGGCCCTCGTCTTCTACGCCGGCAAGCCCCCCAAGGGCGTCAagaccaactggatcatgcacgagtaccgcctcgccgacgtcgaccgctccgccgccgcccgcaagAAGTCCAACAACGCGCTCAGG CTGGATGACTGGGTGCTCTGCCGAATCTACAACAAGAAGGGCGTGATCGAGCGGTACGACACGGCGGACTCCGACGTGGCCGACGTcaagccggcgccggcgccggctgcCAGGAACCCGCGGCCGGGCCAGTACCACGCTGCTGGGCCGGCGATGAAGGTCGAGCTGTCCGACTACGGGTTCTACCAGCAGCCGTCGCCGCCGGCCACGGAGATGCTCTGCTTCGACCGCTCCGGGTCGGCGGACCGGGACTCCAACTCGAACCACTGCATGCCGCGCCTGCACACGGACTCCAGCTCCTCGGAGCGCGCGCTGTCCTCGCCCTCGCCCGACTTCCCGAGCGATATGGACTACGCGGAGAGCCAGCACGCGGCCGGCCTCGCCGCGGGGTGGCCGGGCGACGACTGGGGCGGCGTCATAGAAGACGACGGGTTCGTCATCGACGGCTCGCTCATCTTCGACCCGCCGTCGCCGGGCGCCTTCGCCCGCGACGCCGCCGCGTTCGGGGACATGCTCACGTACCTGCAGAAGCCGTTCTGA